From Candidatus Binatia bacterium, a single genomic window includes:
- a CDS encoding transposase, protein MRPADGLPPIMGVFVFFHAPQANVLFDKFHIMRHLGDALDTVRKHEYARLSGNDRRFIKGQKYTLLSHRENLTLDGRRALKQLLAANKRLNTAYLLKESFGQLWDYRREGWARRFFENWRAALKWQRLEPYERFAQLIERHWDGIAAYCRPENKVSLGFVEGLNNKIRVIQRRAYGLRDEEYLRLKVLTCMLPKL, encoded by the coding sequence CCTCCAATCATGGGTGTCTTCGTCTTTTTCCACGCGCCGCAGGCCAACGTGCTGTTCGACAAGTTCCACATCATGCGCCACCTCGGCGATGCGCTCGACACGGTACGCAAGCACGAGTACGCGCGCCTCAGTGGCAACGATCGGCGCTTCATCAAGGGGCAGAAGTACACCTTGCTGTCGCACCGGGAGAACCTCACGCTCGATGGCCGGCGCGCTCTCAAGCAGCTGCTGGCCGCCAACAAGCGACTCAACACCGCCTACCTGCTCAAGGAGTCCTTTGGTCAGTTGTGGGACTACCGTCGCGAAGGTTGGGCGCGCCGCTTCTTCGAGAACTGGAGGGCGGCGCTGAAGTGGCAGCGTCTCGAACCGTACGAGAGATTCGCCCAGCTGATCGAACGGCACTGGGACGGAATCGCGGCGTACTGTCGGCCCGAGAACAAGGTCTCCCTGGGCTTCGTCGAAGGCCTGAACAACAAGATTCGAGTGATCCAGCGCCGGGCGTACGGGTTGCGCGACGAGGAGTACCTGCGCCTCAAGGTACTGACTTGCATGTTGCCCAAGCTCTGA